The genomic window TTTGATAGCCATTCTATTTAGGATATGAACGGGATCCAGGGGTGGAACCTCTGGATGAGGGGACCGCCCCACCGCTCTTTGCTCCTAACCAATTTGTGAATGCTCTAGAGCATACTTGAAAAGAGTCTGACGGTCAAAAACGCAACTCCGTGAACTGCAACCGTCACTATGGGCTGACTGGTTTGAGCCAATGGTGGCGATCAGCTTCGTTCTTTTTGGAGCCAGAGCCTTAGTGACCAGGGCGAGGAAGAGACAGGCTTTTCAGCGGCTCCTTACAGCCTGAATTGGTTTTGATTAAAAACTGGATTAGCCTGCCTTGACGACATAACCTTTTCTTAAATTGAAGCCAACCTTACTTAATCAATCATTACTTCTAAGGCTTATATATTCTCTACAGCAATTTCCAGCCTAGTGAGGCGTATTTGATAGAATGATTTGTATGTTTACTTCATGCTCAATCAAGTGCAACCATACTCACTAGATCTTAGACAGAAAATTGTTGATGCATATCTTGAAGGGAATACGTCGCAACGTCAAATCGCTATACAATTTCGAGTTGCTTATAGTTTCGTGCGAAAGTTAATCAAACAACATCGGGAAACAGGTGAGATTGTCCCCAAACAACGAACTGTGCAAACACCGACCAAACTAAGTGTTGAGCAACTGGAGA from Leptolyngbya sp. 'hensonii' includes these protein-coding regions:
- a CDS encoding helix-turn-helix domain-containing protein codes for the protein MLNQVQPYSLDLRQKIVDAYLEGNTSQRQIAIQFRVAYSFVRKLIKQHRETGEIVPKQRTVQTPTKLSVEQLE